The Ailuropoda melanoleuca isolate Jingjing unplaced genomic scaffold, ASM200744v2 unplaced-scaffold1090, whole genome shotgun sequence region TAGTCGGTGGACAGCACGTGGAAGCCCTCCACCCCCTTCACTGGACCAGAAGAGAAGCGCGGGGCCGCCAGATCAGGCCTGCATAGCCACGGGATCTGGAAATGGCCAGGagtcccccacacacacccaaccCCTCTCCAGGCCTAGGCTGCGGGCACTCGCATGCTTGTGGGCCCTGGGAACGTGGCCAGCCTGACCGCCCCGCGGGCCGCTGCCATCCCACCCACCCAGGCCTGGGACCGAGGGGCGGTATCTCCCAGATCTGTGACCATGAAGCCGGGGGGCACGCCCACTCCGGGTCTTTNAGGACGTCGTACGCACAAGTATTCCTGAATATCGCCTTTTTCCTATCTTTCCACAGAATTAACGTGTGTGACTGGCACCCCTGTGACctaggggggcagggcaggagccctTTGTTGGctgttttcctgaaattttccAATTTGGACCAGCGCCTGTCCTACAGCTTAAGGGAAACACTCCGAACACCCACTGTCTGCCGAGTGGCCCCATGTCCGTGGTGGCCTCTCCCCAAATCAGGCCTTGAAATTTAGGGTCAGGAAGGGGTTTGGGGCCCCAGGGACGGTTGGATTTCCAGATGATCGTGGGTCTCACCTTCCAGCCACCGGCTCCCTTGCCCCTCTCGGACGGGGCGTTGCCTGGGCTGTTTGTGGTCAGGACTCCATGGAGAGTGTGCCAGCCCCCCACCCGGGTCCTCACCTGCTGAAGACCAGGACCACCTTCAGCTGGCCGGCTTTGTGAACCTTCACCACGGACGCCCCCAGCTTCCTCCTGTCTCTGCCCGGCAAGAAGCCTCGGCCCTCAGAGGCGACAGCCAGAATATACCAGAACCCTGAAAACTGGGCACAGCGCACTGGGGAAGCTGCCCATGCCAGGCTCCCGGCCAGGCCCCNGGGCCCCACGGACACTGCAGATACTGACACTGGCCTGAGGCCCAGCCCAGGTCCGGCACCCACAGGCGGGCAAAGCCCCAGCACAGGGGCCCCGGCTGCCGCTCCAGGTCTCGGTGGGCAGGTGCCAGGCTGCCCGGGGCCCTGAGGGCTAGGCCGTGGGTACCGTGTGCTGAAGCTTCCTTCCTGTGCAaggcctccctcctccttccagctcAGCCCTCGGC contains the following coding sequences:
- the LOC105235193 gene encoding LOW QUALITY PROTEIN: epididymal-specific lipocalin-10 (The sequence of the model RefSeq protein was modified relative to this genomic sequence to represent the inferred CDS: inserted 1 base in 1 codon) → MGPGRLTCVLVLALVLALGSRPQEQPPRESNNLNWNKFSGFWYILAVASEGRGFLPGRDRRKLGASVVKVHKAGQLKVVLVFSRSQGCQSHTLILWKDRKKAIFRNTCAYVAAPRFSSGPVKGVEGFHVLSTDYSYGVVCVXLGRAGRTSKTLLFFSESHGDIWGVGVCGTGVPGGGGATSSEGKTSATARAP